ATTCTAATATACTTGTTGAGTCCTAGCTTGTAGAAATGGGATCTTATGAAGATTAACTGGTCATCGTTGTCTAGGATGTCGAAGCCAGCGCCAAGATCATGATATTCACTGTATTCGCGCAGGATCCTATTGCAGAATGAATGGATGGTGGAAACTTGCATCCTCTCAACGTCTAAACCCACACATTTTCTTAAACGATTTTTAAGTTCCTCGGCAGCTTTCTCAGTGAATGTTATGACAAGTATGCTCCCTGGGTCCACATTCTCCTTTTTTATAAGATAGGCCACTTTCTCGATGATTACACGGGTTTTACCCGTCCCTGGCCCGGCAACTATAAGCAGCGGACCTTCATCGTATTTAACGGCCTCTTTTTGGGTTTCTGTACATTCCTCCTGGGCATCGCATAATGATCTGGTCATCCTAAAATTTTTATTCTTTTTTTGTTTTTTCGCTTAATTTGATGTTAAGTTGTTCAAATGTTTCTTTTATGCGTTCATATTCTTCTTCTGGTATTTTACCATCTTCTACTTTTATTGAAATTTTTATGTTTGATTTGAGTTTATTGAAGAATTCTAGTAGGTGCCTTTTTATGTTTAATATGTAGTTTATGTCATCTAGTTCGACTTCGAAGTCCCATTGTATTTTGGTTATATTACCTTCTTCTATGATGGGTTTTTTGATGATTTCGCCTTCGATGAACTGTGGGGTGCTTGTTTCTGTGAATTTTCCGTCTTCTTGTATGCCAATTATGAGTTTTTTGTATTTTATGCCTTTTTGGATTGCTTTTGTGAGGGCTTCCTCCACCTCTTCTAGTTTATTTTCTTTGGCGTATTCGTTTAGTAGTTTTTTTGTGTGGATGTGTTCTTTTTCTTTTAGGTGTTGGAGGATTTCATTGAGGCTTATAACTAGTTTTTCTGGTTCTTTGATGATCTCGCCTTCGATGAGCTGTGGAGTTTCTGTTTCTGTGAATTTTCCGTCTTCTTCTATGCCTAAGATTATGGTGCCGTCTTCTATACATTCTTTTATAGCTTTTGTGAGGGTTTCTCTTGTCTCTTCTGGATCATAGCCTCTTTTAATGTATTCATCGAATATCTTCAGAGTATAAGTCGGCGCCCTTCTAATTATATCTTCAGGTTTTATCACGGGTTTTTTCTTACATTTTTCAGCTTTTATTATTATCTCCTTTTCTTGGAGCGTGACAGCACATTCTTCTTTAATGCATTTACATTCCGGACCATCTGGTCTTTCTATTCCTAGTCCGAATAGTCCTTCTTTGACCCCAGCTTTTATAGCATCTTTTAGGACCTTCTCATTGGTGATCCTTATCTCCCCGGGTGTTGTGTAGAATGTGTTTAATATTTTTCTGGTTTCCACATAGTCCTCCTTGTTAAGATATTTTAATTCTATGACGTTTGGGGCGATCTCGTCTGTTAGTTTATCCTCATCCTTCAACATGTCCTTTATCTCATAATCTATGGGCGTGTCGACTCCCGCTGTCCTCCCAAGGTCTATCTTTTCAAGTTCTCCCCTGCCTGGCACGTAAACATGACGGATAAAGATTCCTTGTCTTCTCCCTATCCTCACTTTTCAGATCCTCGATTTTATTTTTAACCCCTATTCTATCCTCCGCTGGGATCTCAAGGCCACTATCATCATAGATGTTTTCCCAGGCCACCTTGTCACGGACATGATCTTCGAAAATTCCACGCTCCTCAGGAGCAGGAACAAGGAATATAAGAGTATTCTTATAAACCCTAGGATTTTCACCTTTCATTTCAAGTATGCTGTTGCATTCATCTTTGTCCTTGCAAACTATGAGTTTCAGTTTTTTATTATCTGGTATGTCAGCGGGTGAACGAGGCCATATGTAACTTTCAAACAATTTTCTGCCTATGATCTGGCCTAGTATTCTCTTTTCTTCGCCTGTTATGATCTCTTTGGTCACATTTTCCTTTCTGGTAGTGTGTATTCTTATAAGGTTTGGCTTGTTTGAGAAATAGTATAGGCCGTCCCTTTTGTGCAGA
This genomic interval from Methanomassiliicoccales archaeon contains the following:
- a CDS encoding UvrD-helicase domain-containing protein; the protein is MTRSLCDAQEECTETQKEAVKYDEGPLLIVAGPGTGKTRVIIEKVAYLIKKENVDPGSILVITFTEKAAEELKNRLRKCVGLDVERMQVSTIHSFCNRILREYSEYHDLGAGFDILDNDDQLIFIRSHFYKLGLNKYIR